The following proteins come from a genomic window of Paenibacillus swuensis:
- a CDS encoding AAA family ATPase → MSKYAKEILIGIIPVIFAFLFYINVNIVPLIMVTAFVAALYFMTKSRTGSVGVASGSKNRGKSPGFMTFDDIGGQDSAKKELVEALDFLIKHEEIKKFGIRPLKGILLTGPPGTGKTLLAKASAHYTNSVFMSASGSEFVEMYVGVGASRIRDLFKEARSRAEKEKKDSAIIFIDEIDVIGGKRDGGQQREYDQTLNQLLTEMDGMHTSQSPRILIVGATNRKEMLDSALLRPGRFDRHIQVDLPDKKGRLHILNIHAKNKPLAENVNLDRIAQEAFQFSGAQLESLMNEAAIYAMRDSLDLIQQSHLSRAVDKVLMGEKTDRESTMEEKERVALHELGHAIAAEVVRPGSVSQVALSPRGQALGYVRHNPQQDQYLYTKDHLEGQIMIALGGAAAEEIFYNSRSTGSRNDFEQSVNMVRTMIDCGLTKLGIVNPDVLNKDEYSKETTAILDELFGSTKMLLERYRSVFDQSLSILMKEEVLSGDQFRELLEQTRELVTA, encoded by the coding sequence ATGAGTAAATATGCGAAGGAAATATTAATCGGAATAATACCTGTTATTTTTGCATTTCTCTTCTATATTAACGTGAATATAGTACCGCTAATTATGGTGACAGCTTTTGTAGCCGCATTGTACTTCATGACTAAATCTCGCACGGGCAGTGTCGGCGTGGCCAGCGGTTCCAAGAACAGAGGTAAATCTCCCGGCTTCATGACTTTTGATGATATCGGGGGTCAGGACAGCGCGAAGAAAGAACTGGTTGAGGCATTGGACTTCTTGATTAAACATGAGGAAATTAAGAAATTCGGCATTCGTCCCCTGAAAGGGATTCTGTTAACAGGGCCTCCCGGGACAGGAAAGACACTGCTTGCCAAAGCTTCAGCTCATTATACGAACTCCGTATTCATGTCGGCTTCCGGTTCGGAATTCGTAGAAATGTATGTCGGTGTCGGTGCCAGCCGGATCCGTGACCTCTTTAAGGAAGCGAGAAGCCGGGCCGAGAAAGAGAAGAAAGACAGCGCGATCATTTTTATTGACGAGATTGATGTCATCGGAGGTAAGCGTGACGGCGGTCAGCAACGTGAATATGATCAGACCCTGAACCAACTTTTAACGGAGATGGATGGCATGCATACTTCACAATCTCCAAGAATTCTGATCGTTGGCGCAACCAACAGGAAAGAAATGCTGGATAGCGCATTATTGCGTCCGGGCAGATTTGACCGTCACATTCAAGTGGATTTGCCTGATAAGAAAGGCCGTCTGCACATCCTTAATATTCATGCTAAGAACAAGCCTTTAGCTGAGAATGTTAATTTGGATCGTATTGCACAAGAAGCTTTCCAGTTCTCAGGAGCACAATTGGAGAGTTTGATGAATGAAGCAGCCATTTACGCGATGCGCGACAGCCTGGATCTTATCCAACAATCTCATCTTTCCCGTGCGGTCGACAAAGTGCTGATGGGCGAGAAAACAGATCGTGAATCGACTATGGAAGAGAAAGAACGAGTGGCGTTGCATGAATTGGGTCACGCCATTGCGGCGGAAGTAGTGCGTCCGGGTTCTGTATCGCAAGTAGCGTTAAGCCCTCGCGGGCAAGCGTTGGGTTATGTGCGTCATAACCCGCAGCAAGACCAATATTTGTACACAAAGGACCATCTTGAAGGACAAATCATGATTGCTCTGGGCGGCGCCGCAGCGGAGGAGATATTCTACAACTCCCGAAGCACAGGTTCCCGGAATGACTTTGAGCAATCCGTTAACATGGTTCGCACGATGATTGATTGTGGACTCACGAAACTCGGAATTGTGAATCCGGATGTCTTAAATAAAGACGAGTATTCGAAGGAAACGACAGCTATTCTGGACGAACTGTTCGGTTCCACCAAGATGTTATTAGAAAGATACCGGTCAGTTTTTGATCAATCTTTGAGTATTTTGATGAAGGAAGAGGTTCTGTCGGGCGATCAATTCCGTGAGCTTCTTGAGCAGACAAGAGAACTTGTAACAGCATAA
- the asnS gene encoding asparagine--tRNA ligase, protein MTVKSTIQEVKHHVGQTVRIGCWLHNKRSSGKIQFLQLRDGSGFIQGVVVKSEVGEDIWEAAKELTQESSLWVTGSVREDDRSQSGYELTIQGIEIIHITQDYPITPKEHGVDYLMDHRHLWIRSPRQRAVLVIRAEIIRAIQQFFDDRGFHLVDPPILTPSSCEGTTNLFATKYFDEDAYLTQSGQLYMEAAAMALGKVYSFGPTFRAEKSKTRRHLIEFWMIEPEMAFVEHEENLQVQEQMLSHVVQTILTNCAKELKVLERDITKLQNVQGDFPRITYDEAIQFLQEQGHEIAWGEDFGAPHETAIAEHYDKPVFITHYPTEIKAFYMKPDPNRPEVVMCADLIAPEGYGEIIGGSQRIDDPALLEERFKEHELSMEAYQWYMDLRKYGTVPHSGFGLGLERTVAWICGLDHVRETIPFPRLLNRLYP, encoded by the coding sequence GTGACCGTGAAAAGTACGATCCAAGAAGTTAAACATCATGTAGGACAGACGGTTAGAATCGGCTGTTGGCTTCATAACAAGCGTTCCAGCGGCAAGATTCAATTTCTGCAGCTTCGTGACGGTTCCGGTTTCATTCAAGGCGTCGTTGTCAAGAGCGAAGTAGGCGAAGACATCTGGGAAGCGGCTAAAGAACTGACACAAGAGAGCTCTCTGTGGGTTACAGGTTCGGTCCGTGAAGACGATCGAAGTCAGAGCGGGTACGAGCTTACCATACAAGGGATCGAAATTATTCATATTACTCAGGATTATCCGATTACTCCCAAAGAACATGGTGTGGATTATCTGATGGACCACCGTCATTTATGGATTCGGTCACCGCGTCAGCGCGCCGTTCTTGTCATTCGTGCCGAGATTATTAGGGCCATTCAACAATTTTTTGACGACAGAGGCTTCCATCTTGTCGATCCGCCGATTTTAACGCCTTCCTCCTGTGAAGGTACGACGAATTTATTCGCGACCAAGTATTTTGATGAGGATGCGTATTTAACGCAGAGCGGACAGCTTTATATGGAAGCGGCGGCTATGGCTCTCGGCAAAGTGTATTCTTTCGGTCCTACGTTCCGTGCGGAGAAATCCAAGACACGTCGTCATTTAATCGAGTTCTGGATGATTGAACCCGAGATGGCTTTTGTTGAACATGAAGAAAATCTGCAGGTGCAAGAGCAGATGCTGTCCCATGTTGTACAGACGATCCTGACGAACTGCGCCAAAGAACTGAAGGTACTCGAACGGGATATTACGAAATTGCAGAACGTACAAGGTGACTTCCCAAGAATTACGTATGACGAAGCGATTCAATTCCTGCAAGAGCAAGGCCACGAAATCGCATGGGGCGAAGACTTCGGCGCGCCGCATGAGACGGCTATTGCGGAGCATTATGATAAGCCTGTGTTCATCACCCATTATCCGACAGAGATTAAAGCCTTCTATATGAAGCCCGATCCGAATCGTCCGGAAGTGGTTATGTGCGCAGACCTGATTGCTCCGGAAGGATACGGTGAAATCATCGGAGGGTCTCAACGTATTGATGATCCGGCTCTGCTGGAAGAACGTTTCAAGGAGCATGAACTCTCGATGGAAGCTTACCAATGGTACATGGATCTGCGTAAATACGGGACCGTACCGCATTCCGGCTTTGGTTTAGGTTTAGAGCGTACCGTGGCCTGGATTTGCGGACTGGATCACGTCAGGGAGACCATCCCGTTCCCTCGCTTATTGAACCGTTTGTATCCGTAA
- a CDS encoding DnaD domain-containing protein produces MNNDAKKSWTDGMLAGMMSGSVSVPYLLIKYYRKLNLTDVEAMILIQMIAFKEKEMMDFPTHEDIQQRMTSSGEVVIKGLQKLVMGGIITIEEDFDRESGIQSERYNFTALYTRIAALLLEEQSKVKPLNLSPKQEDSSVSVKKKEDNVFLMFEREFARPLSPMECETISGWLDLDRYSLELITAALKESVFAGKLNFRYIDRILLEWSRNRVFTAEQAKEYSQKFRSGTR; encoded by the coding sequence ATGAACAACGATGCAAAGAAATCCTGGACGGATGGTATGCTTGCGGGGATGATGAGCGGATCCGTTTCGGTTCCTTATCTGCTGATTAAATATTACCGGAAGTTAAATCTGACGGATGTAGAAGCGATGATACTAATCCAAATGATTGCGTTCAAAGAAAAGGAAATGATGGATTTTCCGACGCATGAAGATATCCAACAGAGAATGACTTCTTCAGGTGAAGTCGTGATTAAAGGGCTTCAGAAGCTGGTGATGGGCGGGATTATAACCATTGAAGAGGATTTCGACAGGGAATCGGGTATTCAGTCGGAGCGTTATAATTTCACGGCGCTCTATACCAGAATCGCTGCACTGTTACTGGAAGAACAGTCCAAGGTGAAGCCGCTGAATCTTTCCCCTAAACAAGAAGATTCTTCAGTTTCGGTCAAGAAGAAAGAGGATAACGTCTTTCTCATGTTTGAGCGGGAATTTGCCAGGCCTCTGTCACCGATGGAATGTGAAACGATATCCGGTTGGTTGGACTTGGACCGCTACTCGTTAGAGTTAATCACTGCTGCGTTGAAAGAATCCGTTTTTGCCGGTAAGCTCAACTTCAGATATATTGATCGTATTCTCTTGGAATGGAGTCGTAATCGGGTGTTTACAGCCGAACAAGCCAAGGAGTATTCCCAGAAATTTCGTTCAGGAACAAGATAA
- a CDS encoding acetate/propionate family kinase codes for MKVLVINAGSSSLKYQLYDMTDESVLAKGRVERIGMDSAILVHEPTDKQDVTEVSEILEHRTAIRKVVDMLTHPEHGVLGSINEIDAVGHRIVHGGETFSSSVVVTPEVKKEIKRLFDLAPLHNPAHMMGIEAVELNMPGVPQAVVFDTAFHQTMPAKSYMYAIPRVLYTKHKVRRYGFHGTSHFYVSRQAAEFLERPLEELKVVTCHIGNGGSVTAILDGKSFDTSMGMTPLEGLMMGTRSGDLDPAIVPFVMGKEDLTINEVNSMLNKHSGLQAISGISSDMREIETAMNEGDRNATLAFEMYEYRIRKYIGGYAAAMNGIDVLVFTAGVGENASNVRAKVCEGLSFLGIEMDEEANKIRSGDNRRISTANSKVQVLVIPTNEELVIARDTYRLIDEAGK; via the coding sequence ATGAAAGTTCTAGTCATTAACGCGGGGAGCTCCTCGCTTAAATATCAACTGTACGATATGACGGATGAGTCTGTTCTGGCTAAAGGCCGCGTAGAGCGAATCGGTATGGATTCGGCAATACTTGTACATGAACCGACGGACAAGCAAGATGTTACGGAAGTCAGCGAAATTCTGGAACACCGCACGGCAATCCGTAAAGTGGTCGATATGTTGACACACCCGGAACATGGTGTCCTAGGTTCTATCAATGAAATCGACGCTGTAGGTCACCGCATCGTGCATGGCGGCGAAACGTTCTCCTCCTCCGTTGTTGTTACACCGGAAGTCAAGAAAGAAATCAAGCGCCTGTTCGACTTGGCGCCGTTGCATAACCCGGCTCACATGATGGGTATCGAGGCTGTTGAACTGAACATGCCGGGTGTTCCTCAGGCCGTGGTATTTGATACGGCGTTCCATCAGACGATGCCCGCCAAGTCGTATATGTACGCGATTCCCCGCGTGCTTTATACCAAGCATAAAGTCCGCCGTTACGGCTTTCACGGCACCTCTCATTTTTATGTGAGCCGCCAAGCCGCGGAGTTTCTGGAACGCCCTCTGGAGGAGCTGAAAGTCGTGACTTGTCATATCGGTAACGGAGGCAGCGTGACAGCGATTCTGGACGGCAAGTCTTTTGATACAAGCATGGGTATGACGCCGTTGGAAGGATTAATGATGGGTACCCGTTCTGGTGATCTGGATCCGGCGATTGTACCTTTTGTTATGGGCAAAGAAGATTTAACGATTAATGAAGTCAATTCCATGCTGAACAAGCATAGCGGTTTGCAAGCGATTAGCGGCATCTCCAGCGATATGAGGGAAATCGAAACGGCCATGAACGAAGGGGACCGGAATGCAACCCTCGCATTCGAGATGTACGAATACCGTATTCGGAAATATATTGGCGGTTATGCCGCAGCTATGAACGGAATAGACGTGCTCGTCTTTACTGCGGGCGTTGGCGAGAATGCGTCGAATGTCCGGGCTAAAGTATGCGAAGGCTTAAGCTTCCTAGGAATAGAAATGGATGAAGAAGCGAACAAGATTCGATCAGGCGACAACCGTCGTATTTCCACGGCGAATTCCAAAGTTCAGGTATTGGTGATCCCTACGAATGAAGAGCTGGTTATTGCCCGGGACACGTATCGTCTCATTGATGAAGCGGGTAAGTAG
- a CDS encoding 3-hydroxyacyl-CoA dehydrogenase family protein, translating to MSFKKIGVIGGGTMGQGIAEMLARKGLDVLLAEKTKEKLHNAFDMIELSLDKQMEKWAITGTEKKLIMAKIHKVDQFADLSDCDLVIETITEDLDAKKDIFRELDTICGPNIILASNTSTLSLTELAGVTTRPERVIGLHFIHPVSKIDLVEIIRGLKTSEAAFTATKHFVEETISKKSVMVYESPGFVTTRLICTLINEALHTLQEGVASAEDIDAAMRIGYDFKYGPLEMCDRFGLDSVLAALERMFREYGDIKYRPSVMLKKMVRAGHLGVKTGEGFFRYDKDGDRV from the coding sequence ATGAGTTTTAAAAAAATCGGCGTGATCGGCGGCGGTACAATGGGGCAAGGGATTGCGGAGATGTTGGCGCGCAAAGGCCTGGATGTGCTGTTAGCTGAAAAGACGAAGGAAAAGCTGCACAATGCTTTTGATATGATTGAATTGAGCTTGGATAAGCAAATGGAGAAATGGGCGATTACGGGAACCGAAAAGAAGCTCATTATGGCCAAAATTCATAAAGTAGATCAATTCGCGGATCTTAGCGATTGCGATCTTGTCATAGAAACGATTACAGAAGACTTGGATGCCAAGAAGGACATTTTCCGCGAACTGGATACGATCTGCGGACCGAATATTATACTCGCAAGTAATACATCTACATTAAGTTTAACAGAACTGGCAGGCGTTACGACAAGACCTGAACGAGTCATCGGACTTCACTTTATTCATCCTGTTTCCAAAATCGATCTCGTTGAAATCATCCGCGGATTAAAGACATCCGAGGCGGCTTTTACGGCAACGAAGCATTTCGTTGAAGAAACCATTTCGAAGAAAAGCGTTATGGTCTATGAATCCCCTGGATTCGTAACGACACGGTTGATTTGTACGTTAATTAATGAAGCTTTACATACGTTGCAAGAAGGGGTTGCCTCCGCGGAAGATATCGACGCCGCGATGCGAATCGGTTACGACTTTAAGTACGGCCCTCTTGAAATGTGTGACCGTTTCGGCTTGGATTCCGTGCTGGCCGCCCTGGAGCGTATGTTCAGGGAATACGGGGACATCAAGTACCGTCCTTCGGTGATGCTGAAGAAAATGGTTCGTGCCGGACATCTTGGCGTAAAAACGGGCGAAGGCTTTTTCCGCTACGATAAGGATGGTGATAGAGTATGA
- a CDS encoding cell wall elongation regulator TseB-like domain-containing protein produces MKKKYIFYSIIALILLVIGLNRFYYYMQLDHWTERHAAVETALKEAGITEVDQANPYIWDDSYYVVSGKNKAGVEVMTWIPEDGKEVETREMSDGVSKERIAALTKERSPDAEILRILPGKMKGAPIWEVFYTKVDGSEERHFYDFYQWKDGRYIVTYNMSIH; encoded by the coding sequence ATGAAAAAGAAGTATATATTTTATTCCATTATAGCGCTGATTTTACTAGTAATAGGTTTAAACCGCTTTTACTATTATATGCAACTAGATCATTGGACGGAAAGGCATGCCGCTGTTGAAACGGCCTTGAAGGAAGCGGGGATAACGGAAGTGGACCAGGCCAATCCTTACATCTGGGACGACTCATATTATGTGGTATCCGGAAAAAATAAAGCCGGTGTCGAAGTGATGACATGGATTCCTGAAGACGGTAAAGAAGTCGAAACTCGGGAGATGTCCGACGGCGTAAGTAAAGAACGAATTGCAGCCTTGACTAAGGAGCGCTCGCCTGATGCGGAAATTCTGCGGATCTTGCCGGGGAAGATGAAGGGTGCGCCAATCTGGGAAGTTTTCTACACGAAAGTTGACGGTTCGGAAGAAAGACATTTTTACGACTTTTATCAATGGAAAGACGGCAGATATATTGTTACCTATAATATGAGTATCCACTAA